A genomic stretch from Candidatus Rokuibacteriota bacterium includes:
- the def gene encoding peptide deformylase: protein MALLEVKLYGDPMLRRKAAHVREVTPELRRVIGDMVETMYHQVGLGLAAPQVGFPYRLLVMDDGKGGARALINPIITSRSGSVVDEEGCLSLPGIFADVERSKSITVQATDDDGQPFDLEATGMQARVIQHEMDHLEGVLFIDLLSPVARDRIKKRIQKHGFPKERRSRAFAL from the coding sequence GTGGCACTGCTCGAAGTCAAGCTCTACGGCGACCCGATGCTCCGGCGCAAGGCCGCGCATGTGCGCGAGGTCACGCCGGAGCTCCGCCGGGTGATCGGCGACATGGTCGAGACCATGTACCACCAGGTCGGCCTCGGCCTGGCCGCGCCGCAGGTGGGCTTTCCCTATCGCCTCTTGGTCATGGACGACGGCAAGGGCGGCGCCCGCGCGCTGATCAACCCCATCATCACGAGCCGCAGCGGGTCCGTCGTGGACGAGGAAGGCTGCCTGTCGCTCCCAGGCATCTTCGCCGACGTCGAGCGCAGCAAGTCCATCACCGTCCAGGCGACGGACGATGACGGCCAGCCCTTCGACCTCGAGGCCACGGGCATGCAGGCGCGCGTCATCCAGCACGAAATGGACCACCTGGAGGGCGTCCTCTTCATCGACCTCCTCTCGCCCGTCGCGCGCGACCGCATCAAAAAGCGGATCCAGAAGCACGGCTTCCCCAAGGAGAGGCGCTCTCGAGCCTTCGCGCTGTAG